The Coffea arabica cultivar ET-39 chromosome 1e, Coffea Arabica ET-39 HiFi, whole genome shotgun sequence genome has a window encoding:
- the LOC113688278 gene encoding bi-functional coumaroyl CoA and feruloyl CoA ortho-hydroxylase F6H2-1-1, producing MLHLLVLKLPMAQTATAIDLDSFDVKALTIDEGYGVKGLSDMNLKTLPKQFIQPPEERFTEHTLILEESIPVIDISNWNDPKVADIVCDAAEKWGFFQIINLGIPAEILQSVMDATHRFFELPPKEKMKYNKKNSPTTNVFLRTSFVPEIETAMEWHDKLTFLYVSDEEAQSFWPPICRNQVLDYIKPCELLAKRLLGMLMKRLNVTEIDKSKESMLMGSKKVNLNYYPKCPEPELTIGIGCHSDLSTISILPQDVIGGLYVRKLENDSWIYVSPIDGALVINIGDALEIISNGRYRSIEHCVTVNKHHNRISAPFFAGPEPSAIIGPLEEVLESSGEKPLYKKVLYSDYAAHFFTKAHGGKDKIQFAII from the exons ATGCTCCATCTCCTAGTTTTGAAACTTCCAATGGCTCAAACAGCAACAGCAATAGATTTAGACTCATTTGATGTCAAAGCACTAACCATAGATGAAGGTTATGGAGTCAAAGGTTTGTCAGACATGAATCTCAAAACTCTACCAAAACAATTCATTCAACCACCTGAAGAACGGTTCACTGAGCACACCTTAATCTTGGAAGAATCCATACCTGTGATTGATATTTCAAATTGGAACGATCCTAAGGTTGCAGATATAGTTTGTGATGCGGCAGAGAAATGGGGATTCTTTCAAATTATCAATCTTGGGATCCCTGCTGAAATACTTCAAAGTGTGATGGATGCAACTCATAGATTCTTTGAGTTGCCACCAAAGGAGAAGATGAAGTACAACAAAAAGAACTCTCCGACCACGAATGTCTTTCTCAGAACAAGCTTTGTTCCGGAAATAGAGACTGCTATGGAGTGGCACGACAAACTTACCTTTCTCTATGTTTCGGACGAAGAGGCTCAATCTTTTTGGCCTCCAATCTGCAG GAATCAAGTACTTGACTACATAAAGCCATGTGAATTACTTGCCAAGAGACTTCTCGGAATGCTAATGAAGCGATTGAACGTCACAGAGATTGACAAAAGTAAAGAATCAATGCTTATGGGTTCAAAAAAAGTTAACTTAAATTACTACCCCAAATGTCCCGAACCTGAGCTTACTATTGGCATAGGATGCCATTCGGATTTATCAACGATTAGTATCCTTCCTCAGGATGTCATTGGAGGGCTTTATGTTCGAAAACTAGAAAATGATTCTTGGATATATGTCTCTCCAATTGATGGAGCTCTAGTGATAAACATTGGCGACGCATTAGAAATTATCAGCAATGGAAGATATAGGAGCATCGAACATTGCGTTACTGTTAACAAACATCATAATAGGATTTCAGCACCATTTTTTGCAGGCCCAGAACCTTCTGCAATAATTGGTCCCCTTGAAGAAGTGCTTGAGAGTAGTGGAGAAAAACCACTTTATAAAAAAGTTCTCTACTCAGATTATGCAGCTCATTTCTTCACAAAAGCTCATGGTGGAAAGGACAAGATACAATTTGCAATAATATga
- the LOC113698535 gene encoding vesicle transport protein GOT1-like, translating into MVSFEMNDIKKIGLGLTGFGVFFSFLGVIFFFDKGLIAMGNILFFSGVTLTIGLKSSMQFFTKRANYKGTISFGAGFFLVIIGWPILGIILEAYGFVVLFSGFWPTLAVFLQKIPILGWVFQQPYIRSFFDRYRGKRVPV; encoded by the exons ATGGTGTCCTTTGAGATGAACGatattaaaa AGATTGGCCTGGGATTGACGGGATTTGGGGTTTTCTTCTCATTCCTGGGGGTCATTTTCTTCTTTGACAAGGGGCTAATTGCAATGGGAAAT atccttttcttttctggggTTACATTGACCATTGGGTTGAAGTCATCTATGCAATTCTTCACGAAGCGTGCCAATTATAAG GGAACAATATCATTTGGTGCTGGATTTTTCTTGGTTATCATAGGCTGGCCAATATTAGGAATCATCTTGGAGGCTTATGGGTTCGTTGTGCTCTTCAG TGGGTTTTGGCCGACACTGGCAGTTTTTCTTCAAAAGATACCCATTCTTGGTTGGGTGTTTCAGCAGCCATATATTAGATCG TTCTTTGATCGCTATCGTGGCAAGAGAGTTCCTGTTTAG